The Deltaproteobacteria bacterium genome window below encodes:
- a CDS encoding XdhC family protein — MKSRSEITFYLNGRKQTLKGEQTLSTVSDFLRYEKSLTGTKVVCAEGDCGACTALLSSSQEAGLSETARFKAINTCIFPMLGLDGGHLIDPRKEWLEKLPAFRNLQAVLQTSPEDYVSRLSNRTFIVVSTMGHATDLPILQKALPCDFPFIGAIGSTVKAEKLKKNLLDLGVSLADLKELHCPVGEPIGNNTPSEIALSIAAQLLRIRDLKDDT, encoded by the coding sequence ATGAAGTCCCGCTCGGAAATTACGTTTTATCTCAACGGTCGCAAGCAGACACTGAAAGGTGAACAGACACTTTCGACTGTCTCAGATTTTTTAAGGTACGAGAAATCTTTGACCGGCACCAAAGTGGTGTGCGCCGAAGGGGATTGCGGCGCCTGTACAGCTCTTCTTTCATCCTCTCAAGAAGCTGGCCTTTCCGAAACTGCTCGGTTCAAGGCCATCAATACCTGCATATTTCCGATGCTTGGGCTCGACGGCGGCCACCTCATAGACCCAAGAAAAGAATGGCTGGAAAAACTTCCCGCGTTTCGAAACCTACAAGCCGTCCTGCAAACCTCTCCGGAAGACTATGTTTCCCGACTTTCAAATCGCACATTCATTGTTGTTTCGACAATGGGCCACGCGACCGATCTACCGATTCTGCAAAAAGCGTTACCGTGCGACTTTCCCTTTATCGGTGCAATCGGCAGCACCGTGAAGGCAGAAAAACTGAAAAAAAATCTTTTAGATTTAGGCGTATCGCTGGCTGACCTCAAAGAACTCCACTGCCCAGTAGGCGAACCAATCGGCAACAACACACCGTCTGAAATTGCTCTCAGTATTGCGGCCCAACTTCTTCGAATCCGTGACTTAAAGGACGACACATGA
- the purT gene encoding formate-dependent phosphoribosylglycinamide formyltransferase, with product MKFRQNKIMLLGSGELGKELTISLKRLGQTVIAVDRYAGAPAMQVADSFEVVNMLDSDALEAIVKKHSPDMIVPEIEAIRTEKLIELETRGLTVIPTAEAAHLTMNRNAIRDVAARELKLKTAEYLYADSPEELATACHKIGFPNVVKPVMSSSGKGQSVVKRSSDVEKAWRYACDGMRGDKMRVIVEEFIPFDLEITLLTIRSRDGKTTFVKPIGHRQERGDYQESWLPARISPSQLKKAQVIAKKVTDRLGGAGLFGVEFFIGRNSEVYFSELSPRPHDTGMVTLISQDLSEFDLHARAILGLPVPEIQYRGPSASAVVLSKKDFDEVEVIGVEKALALKKVDVRVFGKPNARPYRRMAVALALGTSVKSSRNLAKKAADLMSVVKKRK from the coding sequence ATGAAATTTCGGCAAAACAAAATCATGCTGCTAGGCTCTGGCGAGCTCGGCAAAGAACTAACCATCTCTCTAAAAAGGCTTGGCCAAACTGTCATCGCGGTCGACCGGTACGCGGGAGCCCCTGCCATGCAAGTTGCCGATAGCTTCGAAGTAGTCAATATGCTGGACAGTGACGCACTTGAGGCAATCGTGAAAAAACATTCTCCAGACATGATCGTTCCTGAAATTGAGGCCATTCGAACCGAAAAACTGATAGAGCTCGAAACCCGCGGCCTCACCGTCATTCCAACGGCCGAGGCGGCCCACCTGACAATGAATCGCAATGCGATACGCGACGTCGCTGCAAGGGAGCTAAAGCTTAAAACGGCTGAGTACCTTTACGCAGATTCACCGGAAGAATTGGCGACGGCCTGTCACAAGATCGGCTTTCCGAATGTCGTAAAACCAGTAATGTCTTCCTCTGGAAAAGGCCAATCGGTAGTCAAACGTTCGAGCGACGTCGAAAAGGCATGGCGATATGCGTGCGACGGCATGCGCGGCGATAAGATGCGAGTGATCGTCGAAGAATTTATTCCGTTTGATCTAGAGATAACACTTTTAACAATTCGCAGTCGAGATGGAAAAACCACATTCGTAAAACCAATTGGCCATCGGCAAGAGCGTGGCGACTATCAAGAGTCTTGGCTACCGGCGCGCATCAGCCCTTCCCAACTTAAAAAAGCTCAAGTGATCGCAAAAAAAGTCACAGACCGGCTGGGTGGAGCAGGCCTATTTGGTGTCGAATTTTTTATCGGAAGAAATAGCGAAGTTTATTTCTCCGAGCTTTCGCCGCGCCCACACGACACCGGAATGGTAACTTTGATCTCTCAAGATCTTTCGGAATTTGACCTTCACGCTAGAGCGATTCTCGGGCTTCCGGTCCCGGAAATTCAATATCGCGGTCCAAGTGCTTCGGCAGTCGTGCTTTCAAAAAAGGATTTCGACGAAGTAGAAGTCATCGGCGTCGAAAAAGCGTTGGCGTTAAAAAAAGTCGACGTGCGTGTGTTCGGAAAACCCAATGCCCGTCCCTATCGCCGAATGGCCGTAGCACTTGCGCTTGGCACATCGGTGAAGTCATCGCGAAATTTAGCGAAGAAAGCGGCAGACCTCATGAGCGTGGTTAAGAAACGAAAATGA
- a CDS encoding DEAD/DEAH box helicase gives MSQSTDDIQTDVSETSPIANSSEANSPDVNSGKSYRTAGRASSSDLDFDDEYSDDESDDVDMDDAGEEVVAKAGFEQFDLSDAVHQSLKKIGYTVPTEVQLQCLPVLLEDKESRGRDLVALARTGTGKTAAFGIPIIERIDTSIRKPQALVLCPTRELCQQVATSLGQIGMQKRVRVLSIYGGDSYRRQFEGLQQGPHIVVATPGRLIDLLDRKAVDFSSIRVLVLDEADEMISVGFREALDQILSSFSNREEGEPHCTWLFSATMSADVKRVQSRYISDSVFIDARGQEEKPLIRQQYMLTFEEDRLEALKRYLHVNENFYGLIFCQTKAEVAEVEQELKQEGFKVDSLHGDKVQRDREAVFAAWKKKTIKIVIATDVAARGLDVKGLTHVVNMSIPREDESYVHRIGRTGRAGLEGIALSFVWPKRIGILRQLERKLGVKMEHVQVPEPGDIARVVLGREIKALFAKPLEYVEGNPIHKTISELISEAQPMDAEVLPWVSALAAKILESKNPGLLNRRTIKSLRADMAPSGGGSYGGRDGGRRPGGFGGRDGGRRPGGFAGRDEGGRGGGMRGPRTGGGRFERPERRDRYAGEGRPEGRPEGRIEPRAQGPRPDGPAPRIDRARPGKPQEVRATSRPPSDGPRLRDRRDDLGAGGGAPPKRRGTYERRERN, from the coding sequence GTGTCTCAGTCAACTGACGACATCCAAACGGATGTCTCGGAAACGTCTCCTATTGCGAATTCCTCGGAAGCAAATTCCCCGGATGTAAATTCAGGCAAATCTTATCGCACCGCTGGTCGTGCATCTTCTTCGGACTTAGATTTTGACGATGAATATTCAGATGATGAGTCTGATGACGTCGATATGGATGATGCCGGTGAAGAAGTTGTCGCTAAGGCGGGCTTCGAACAGTTTGATTTGAGTGATGCCGTTCATCAGTCGCTGAAAAAAATCGGTTACACAGTTCCAACCGAAGTTCAGTTGCAATGTCTTCCAGTTCTTTTGGAAGATAAAGAAAGCCGCGGTCGCGATCTCGTCGCCCTTGCGCGAACAGGTACTGGCAAAACGGCAGCTTTCGGTATTCCAATTATTGAACGCATCGATACTTCGATCCGCAAACCACAGGCGCTGGTCCTTTGCCCAACGCGCGAACTTTGTCAGCAGGTGGCAACAAGTCTTGGTCAAATCGGCATGCAAAAACGCGTTCGCGTTTTGAGCATTTACGGTGGAGATTCTTACCGTCGTCAATTCGAAGGATTACAACAAGGCCCACACATTGTCGTCGCGACTCCCGGTCGGTTGATTGACCTCTTGGATCGTAAAGCTGTTGATTTTTCGTCGATTCGAGTTTTGGTTCTTGATGAAGCTGACGAAATGATTTCGGTCGGTTTCCGAGAAGCTCTTGATCAAATTCTTTCTTCGTTTTCAAATCGTGAAGAAGGCGAGCCGCATTGCACTTGGTTATTCTCGGCAACGATGAGCGCCGACGTTAAACGTGTTCAGTCGCGCTATATCAGCGATTCTGTTTTCATCGATGCTCGTGGCCAAGAAGAAAAGCCATTGATTCGTCAACAGTACATGTTGACGTTCGAAGAAGATCGTCTTGAGGCGCTGAAGCGCTACCTTCACGTCAACGAAAACTTCTACGGCCTCATTTTCTGCCAGACAAAAGCCGAAGTGGCCGAAGTCGAGCAGGAACTGAAGCAAGAGGGTTTCAAGGTTGATTCGCTTCACGGTGATAAAGTTCAGCGTGACCGCGAAGCGGTCTTTGCAGCTTGGAAAAAGAAGACAATTAAGATTGTGATCGCGACCGATGTCGCGGCCCGTGGTCTAGATGTAAAAGGTCTGACTCATGTTGTGAACATGAGCATTCCTCGCGAGGACGAATCGTATGTTCACCGTATCGGCCGAACCGGTCGTGCGGGTCTTGAAGGTATTGCTTTGAGTTTCGTGTGGCCAAAGCGTATCGGCATTCTTCGTCAGCTCGAGCGAAAGTTAGGCGTAAAGATGGAACATGTTCAGGTTCCAGAGCCAGGTGATATCGCGCGCGTTGTTCTTGGTCGTGAGATCAAAGCTCTGTTCGCGAAGCCACTTGAGTACGTCGAAGGCAATCCAATTCATAAGACGATTTCTGAATTGATCAGCGAAGCGCAACCGATGGACGCGGAAGTGTTGCCATGGGTTTCGGCTTTGGCGGCTAAGATTCTTGAAAGCAAAAATCCAGGACTCTTAAACCGTCGTACGATCAAATCACTGCGCGCGGATATGGCGCCTAGTGGCGGCGGCAGCTACGGCGGCCGTGATGGTGGTCGTCGTCCAGGTGGTTTCGGCGGTCGTGACGGTGGCCGTCGTCCAGGCGGGTTTGCTGGTCGTGATGAAGGCGGTCGTGGCGGCGGAATGCGCGGGCCACGAACTGGCGGAGGTCGTTTTGAACGTCCAGAGCGCCGCGATCGATATGCGGGCGAGGGCCGTCCTGAGGGACGTCCGGAAGGTCGTATAGAGCCGCGAGCCCAGGGGCCACGTCCTGACGGACCAGCTCCACGCATTGATCGCGCTCGTCCAGGTAAGCCACAAGAAGTTCGCGCGACTAGTCGTCCACCTTCTGATGGGCCACGTTTGCGCGATCGCCGTGACGACTTAGGCGCTGGTGGCGGTGCACCACCTAAGCGTCGCGGTACCTACGAGCGTCGCGAACGCAACTAA
- a CDS encoding aspartyl/asparaginyl beta-hydroxylase domain-containing protein, giving the protein MNRPPAFFRLLQVFESWMQSKSTIPDEPYIDAVHFPWTKWLEQNASDIFREYLELKKSGEPIPPFQEVSKEQAAITNDNRWQTFLLYAYGAKSVRNTTLCPATTRALEAIPEMRTAFFSILAPGKIIPPHRGPYKGLVRCHLALKIPEGDCGLMVSGQSRTWINGKCLFFDDTLIHEAWNKTNEERVVLFLDILRPLKKPYGKWNDRIIYWIASSYYGKKSIQTFSDWYARHGIRNDVVI; this is encoded by the coding sequence ATGAATCGTCCACCGGCATTTTTTCGACTGCTACAAGTCTTTGAAAGTTGGATGCAGTCAAAATCCACGATCCCCGACGAACCATACATAGACGCTGTTCACTTTCCATGGACGAAATGGCTTGAGCAGAATGCATCGGATATTTTTCGTGAATACCTTGAACTGAAAAAATCGGGGGAACCCATTCCGCCATTTCAGGAAGTCTCAAAAGAACAAGCTGCAATAACCAATGACAATCGCTGGCAAACTTTTCTGCTGTATGCGTACGGTGCAAAGTCCGTTCGAAACACCACACTTTGCCCGGCGACAACTCGCGCGCTCGAGGCGATTCCAGAAATGCGCACAGCTTTCTTTTCAATTCTGGCGCCAGGAAAAATAATTCCTCCACATCGCGGTCCGTACAAAGGACTGGTCCGCTGTCACCTCGCCTTGAAAATACCCGAAGGGGATTGTGGACTCATGGTCAGTGGGCAATCTCGAACATGGATAAATGGGAAATGTCTTTTTTTCGACGACACCCTGATTCACGAGGCTTGGAACAAAACGAACGAAGAGCGCGTTGTGCTATTCCTCGACATACTGCGGCCGCTGAAGAAACCGTATGGAAAGTGGAATGATCGTATTATATATTGGATTGCTTCTAGCTATTACGGAAAAAAATCAATTCAAACCTTTAGCGACTGGTATGCCCGTCACGGAATCCGAAACGATGTTGTGATTTAG
- a CDS encoding fatty acid desaturase, translating into MRNFSNQNLLVLFLQSAAWIICLEALHILDSFWAKSAVVVFFCLMMQGVFSLMHDCIHGLGHNRRQLNYVMGWWTGVMFGTPYSLFQVNHQGHHIRNRTPAEIAEYILPGESRLRKTLVYYFAILGGIWFGSFLGLILFPFVPYSFVRFLNKPGTSMNGYSLSFKSFDMLRWTRLRAECLTTIVIYGLLIRWLEWRLLELAFAYVAFAFSWSSLQWVYHLRTPLDPIEGAYNLRSFTPVRWLFLNFNYNLTHHRHPELHWQELHQRTNLRETQPSWYRYLLVFRPPEPLPKDVGILEKKYF; encoded by the coding sequence ATGAGAAATTTCAGCAACCAAAATCTCCTCGTTTTGTTCCTACAATCTGCGGCATGGATCATTTGCCTGGAAGCTCTTCATATCCTCGATAGCTTTTGGGCAAAATCGGCGGTCGTCGTTTTTTTCTGTTTGATGATGCAAGGTGTGTTTTCCTTGATGCATGACTGTATTCACGGACTGGGGCACAATCGCCGGCAGCTCAACTATGTTATGGGCTGGTGGACGGGAGTAATGTTCGGCACGCCGTACTCACTTTTTCAGGTTAATCACCAAGGTCATCATATTCGAAACCGAACTCCCGCAGAAATTGCCGAATATATTCTTCCCGGCGAATCGAGATTGCGAAAGACTCTCGTCTACTACTTTGCGATTCTTGGTGGAATTTGGTTCGGAAGCTTTCTAGGTTTAATACTGTTCCCTTTCGTGCCTTATTCGTTCGTTCGATTTCTGAATAAGCCAGGAACCTCGATGAACGGTTACAGCCTTTCTTTCAAGAGTTTCGATATGCTTCGATGGACAAGGTTGCGGGCAGAATGCTTAACGACGATTGTCATCTACGGACTTTTAATTCGGTGGCTGGAATGGCGGCTTTTGGAGTTGGCATTCGCGTATGTTGCGTTTGCCTTTTCGTGGTCGTCGCTGCAATGGGTTTATCATTTACGAACCCCGTTGGATCCGATTGAAGGCGCCTACAATCTCCGAAGCTTTACGCCGGTTCGCTGGCTATTTTTAAATTTTAATTACAATCTTACGCATCATCGACACCCCGAGCTCCACTGGCAGGAACTGCATCAGCGGACAAACCTTCGCGAGACCCAGCCTTCTTGGTACAGATACCTATTGGTGTTTCGTCCTCCAGAACCGTTGCCCAAGGACGTCGGCATTCTTGAAAAAAAATACTTCTAA
- a CDS encoding fatty acid desaturase: MIAELRRMAVFDWLVITFTWTTIWAIDYFLRLPEYAFWLMQIFAVLVIAGRFHALGVILHDAAHSSLKSKNAGLTFHALCAYPIATTLEAMRYHHLRHHQLYGTDLDPYLKRDLADLDPRLSLFRAVIVTFLKASALVPVWIVRPLVGVLAIRFLTIKAFYRKALLQDREQNSYESEEFRECLTAEIGQLIFWLLLVSFCVFLTKVMKINGTTIFLFYFLPLWVAGFVNVWRVLFEHDHSYRRGNIVGQDPVGVWRTTKLITVPGFDWFFAPRNIGYHQAHHLFPAVRLKHLPELHRRLFADLNHNIVSDSVTGIPVAKGLN, encoded by the coding sequence ATGATTGCTGAGCTGAGGCGGATGGCCGTCTTTGATTGGCTTGTGATTACTTTCACCTGGACGACGATTTGGGCTATTGATTATTTCCTGCGACTTCCTGAATACGCTTTTTGGCTTATGCAGATTTTTGCAGTTTTGGTGATCGCCGGTCGATTTCACGCTTTAGGAGTAATTTTACACGACGCTGCTCACTCGAGTTTGAAATCAAAAAACGCGGGGCTTACGTTTCACGCGCTTTGTGCCTATCCGATAGCCACCACACTCGAGGCAATGCGGTACCATCACCTTAGGCACCACCAATTGTACGGAACAGATTTGGATCCCTATTTAAAACGAGACTTGGCAGATTTAGATCCGCGTCTTTCACTTTTTCGAGCGGTGATTGTGACTTTTCTAAAGGCGTCGGCTTTGGTCCCAGTTTGGATTGTGCGCCCATTAGTTGGCGTTCTTGCAATTAGATTTCTGACGATAAAGGCTTTTTATAGAAAAGCATTGTTACAAGATCGCGAGCAAAACAGTTATGAGTCTGAAGAGTTTCGTGAGTGTTTGACCGCGGAAATCGGGCAGCTGATATTTTGGCTTTTGCTGGTATCGTTCTGCGTCTTTCTCACAAAAGTTATGAAAATTAATGGAACGACGATTTTTCTATTTTACTTTTTACCGCTCTGGGTAGCAGGTTTTGTTAATGTCTGGCGCGTTTTGTTTGAGCACGATCACTCCTACAGGCGGGGAAATATTGTTGGACAAGACCCAGTTGGAGTGTGGCGGACGACAAAGCTGATAACCGTTCCTGGTTTCGATTGGTTTTTTGCCCCACGAAACATTGGGTATCATCAGGCTCACCATCTTTTTCCTGCAGTTAGACTGAAACACTTACCAGAACTTCACCGTAGGCTTTTTGCTGACCTAAATCACAACATCGTTTCGGATTCCGTGACGGGCATACCAGTCGCTAAAGGTTTGAATTGA
- a CDS encoding DMT family transporter: MTAATITNVATTIAITAIPIVLGLGVVIQGLMNRRIGAAIGLTTAVLINAIVFFVLSLAVIGASYIKPELFPEMLRPPTTSFRDAAQTGPSFWVYWIPGFFGFLLVLGVPFSIQQLGPSKTFIVLIVAQVFFSLLAERLFFDAGFNSMKLIGTLLAVTGAAIVASN; this comes from the coding sequence ATGACTGCTGCCACGATCACCAATGTAGCAACGACAATCGCAATTACTGCTATACCGATAGTGCTCGGACTTGGCGTCGTCATACAAGGTCTTATGAATAGGCGAATTGGCGCGGCGATTGGACTTACGACGGCCGTGCTTATCAATGCGATAGTTTTTTTCGTCTTAAGCTTAGCCGTGATAGGCGCAAGCTATATAAAACCCGAACTATTTCCCGAAATGCTTAGACCACCGACGACTTCTTTTCGTGATGCTGCCCAAACTGGCCCCTCTTTTTGGGTTTACTGGATACCCGGTTTTTTCGGTTTCTTACTAGTTCTCGGAGTTCCATTTTCAATTCAACAGCTGGGGCCATCGAAAACTTTCATTGTTCTGATCGTCGCCCAAGTTTTCTTCAGCCTCCTAGCCGAAAGACTGTTCTTCGACGCGGGTTTCAACAGCATGAAATTGATTGGCACCTTGCTAGCAGTCACCGGAGCAGCAATCGTTGCGTCAAACTGA
- a CDS encoding CBS domain-containing protein, producing MSLNQSDSTPVARKIMTDKLYTVTEGESLVSAWKVMRNRRIRHLPVIGPNNSIVGVLTDRDLQRAIHTEFDSAGAVRFTVEKFAANETVGDYMSVPARFVSADTPIVTVATQMLEQKISCLLVTENDEVVGIVTTDDLLWELIRLLDSSKEPGFKKYLAPIYTSPIGEVARRLAASGI from the coding sequence ATGTCACTTAATCAGTCTGATTCAACACCCGTGGCCCGCAAAATAATGACCGATAAGCTCTACACCGTGACCGAAGGCGAGTCTCTCGTTTCAGCATGGAAGGTTATGCGAAATCGTCGTATTCGTCACCTTCCAGTTATTGGTCCAAACAATTCGATTGTCGGAGTTCTCACCGATCGCGACTTGCAGCGTGCGATTCATACAGAGTTTGACAGCGCGGGTGCGGTTCGATTCACCGTGGAAAAATTCGCGGCGAATGAGACTGTTGGCGATTACATGTCAGTACCAGCAAGATTTGTTTCCGCCGATACTCCGATCGTCACAGTTGCAACGCAGATGTTGGAGCAAAAAATTTCTTGTCTGCTCGTGACGGAAAACGACGAGGTCGTCGGCATCGTCACCACGGATGATTTACTTTGGGAATTGATTCGACTCCTCGATAGTTCGAAAGAGCCGGGATTTAAGAAGTACTTAGCTCCCATCTATACGAGCCCAATCGGTGAAGTCGCTCGGCGCTTAGCGGCCTCAGGAATTTAG
- a CDS encoding group II truncated hemoglobin, whose amino-acid sequence MNNTNTESEYEQLGGADGVKAVVVEFYKQMDTLSEAAPIRAMHPKNLDASIEKLFEFLCGWLGGPQLYVEKHGHPRLRMRHMPFSIGRSESEQWLRCMDLALKARNVEAGKRALLMDAFGKVANHMINQNSPA is encoded by the coding sequence GTGAATAACACGAACACTGAGTCCGAATATGAACAGCTTGGCGGCGCAGATGGTGTGAAAGCCGTCGTCGTTGAATTTTACAAGCAGATGGATACTCTCTCAGAGGCCGCGCCGATTCGCGCTATGCACCCCAAAAACTTAGACGCCTCAATCGAAAAGCTTTTTGAATTTCTATGTGGATGGCTGGGCGGTCCTCAGCTTTACGTTGAAAAGCACGGCCACCCGCGCCTCCGAATGCGCCACATGCCGTTCTCAATAGGCCGCAGTGAAAGCGAGCAATGGCTCCGTTGTATGGATCTGGCTCTTAAAGCCCGAAACGTCGAAGCGGGGAAGCGTGCGCTTTTGATGGACGCCTTTGGCAAAGTGGCAAATCACATGATCAATCAGAACTCACCTGCCTGA
- a CDS encoding FAD-dependent oxidoreductase has product MNVQKFDIVIIGGGIVGASIAHQLATSPENSGKRILLLEKGAIGAGCSFANAGWLTPCFAMPLPQPGMFWKSIGWVLDPQSPLYIKPQLNPTLLEWMFEFLLSMNRPKMLRSIEVLTKLSTYSLNFYQELAQRQALKTKDIGFEKRGLLMVSATNDGLRHAELEMNLMSERGIAGRKLSKDDALGFEPSLRPLIKGGVYFPDEAQIEPFPATIAMIDEFKEHGGLVQAQTEVYDFEIQNGRIQTLHTTQGLMTAETIVLATGAWSKEVGRKLGIRIPVLGGKGYSMNIDMPENKPHHPIMIVEKKIAVTPRSNSVRLAGTLELVDQDFSISPRRVRNIFNGAAEYLKFDHITTQNGPRDIWRGLRPCTPDGVPVIGRSEDLSNLFFCLGHQLLGLQSAPGSGRLAADLLLGRPPLTDPHPFRPSRF; this is encoded by the coding sequence ATGAACGTGCAGAAATTCGACATCGTCATTATCGGCGGAGGAATCGTCGGAGCGTCGATCGCCCATCAGCTTGCTACGAGTCCAGAAAATTCTGGCAAACGGATTTTGCTTCTAGAAAAAGGCGCCATTGGAGCAGGCTGTTCCTTCGCTAATGCAGGCTGGCTGACGCCGTGTTTCGCAATGCCATTGCCTCAGCCGGGAATGTTCTGGAAATCGATTGGCTGGGTACTTGACCCTCAAAGTCCTCTGTATATCAAGCCTCAGCTGAATCCCACTCTCCTTGAATGGATGTTCGAATTTCTTCTTTCGATGAATCGCCCCAAGATGCTGCGATCGATTGAAGTACTAACGAAGCTTTCGACCTATTCGTTGAACTTTTATCAAGAGCTCGCTCAGCGACAAGCTCTCAAGACGAAAGATATTGGCTTCGAAAAGCGTGGCCTCTTAATGGTCAGCGCCACTAACGACGGTCTTCGGCACGCTGAACTCGAGATGAACCTCATGAGCGAAAGAGGAATCGCTGGACGCAAACTTTCGAAAGACGACGCTCTCGGCTTTGAGCCTTCGCTACGGCCTTTGATCAAGGGCGGAGTTTACTTTCCCGACGAAGCGCAAATCGAGCCATTCCCCGCAACGATAGCTATGATTGACGAGTTCAAAGAGCACGGCGGGCTCGTACAGGCTCAAACAGAAGTGTATGATTTTGAAATTCAGAATGGCCGCATTCAGACGCTGCACACGACACAAGGACTTATGACGGCTGAGACTATTGTGCTTGCGACCGGTGCCTGGTCCAAAGAGGTCGGCCGAAAGCTTGGTATTCGGATCCCCGTGCTTGGCGGTAAAGGCTATTCGATGAATATCGATATGCCGGAAAATAAACCGCACCACCCAATTATGATTGTGGAAAAAAAGATCGCCGTTACTCCGCGTTCAAACTCTGTTCGGTTAGCTGGCACTCTCGAACTCGTCGACCAGGATTTTTCAATTTCGCCAAGAAGAGTCCGAAATATATTTAATGGCGCAGCGGAATATCTAAAATTTGACCACATCACAACTCAGAACGGTCCACGCGACATTTGGCGCGGACTTCGTCCATGTACGCCAGACGGAGTGCCCGTCATTGGTCGGTCCGAAGACCTTTCCAATTTGTTTTTCTGCCTCGGCCACCAGCTGCTTGGTCTCCAAAGTGCCCCAGGGTCTGGACGCCTCGCAGCTGATCTTCTTCTGGGCCGCCCACCGCTGACGGACCCACACCCTTTCCGCCCCTCCCGCTTCTAA